Proteins encoded in a region of the Phalacrocorax carbo chromosome 17, bPhaCar2.1, whole genome shotgun sequence genome:
- the RNFT1 gene encoding E3 ubiquitin-protein ligase RNFT1: MQPSCSHLHNIQGSGDDSSSSQSAHAARLSGESSRHHSGDVRIQLNSAVGEARENASSQHSRPGSQSRSHGHAHSEAGGPDDPAPDSEEHSSNSLSELRYLLQWLHKSLPYILILCVKLIMQHIIGISLGIGLLTTYMYANNSIVNQVFLRERCSKLQCAWLLVYLTGSSLLLYYTFHSQSLYYSLIFLKPTVDFMNFWEILWIVGITDFILKFLFMGFKCFILLVPSFAMSFKSKGYWYMLLEELCQYYRMFVPIPVWFRYLIGYGELDSVLGWTVGILLGLLYLILKLLSFFGQLRNFRQVLRIFCTRPHYGVTASKRQCSEADDICSICQAEFQKPILLICQHTFCEECISLWFNREKTCPLCRTVISDHVNKWKDGATSMHLQIF; this comes from the exons ATGCAACCAAGCTGCAGTCATCTCCACAACATCCAAGGGAGTGGTGATGACTCTTCATCTTCTCAGAGTGCCCACGCAGCGAGGTTGTCAGGAGAGAGCTCACGCCATCATAGCGGAGATGTTCGCATACAGCTAAACTCTGCTGTGGGAGAAGCCAGAGAAAATGCGAGTTCCCAACATTCAAGGCCGGGTTCCCAAAGTCGCTCACACGGACATGCCCACAGCGAAGCCGGGGGGCCCGACGATCCTGCTCCAGACTCGGAGGAACACAGCAGCAACTCCCTCTCAGAGCTCAGATACCTCCTCCAGTGGCTGCACAAAAGTCTGCCGTACATCTTGATTCTGTGTGTCAAATTGATCATGCAGCATATAATTG GTATTTCCCTTGGAATTGGGCTGCTAACAACTTATATGTATGCAAACAACAGCATAGTAAATCAGGTTTTTCTAAGA GAACGGTGCTCCAAGTTGCAGTGTGCTTGGTTACTAGTATACCTAACTGGATCTTCTCTTCTCTTGTATTACACCTTTCATTCTCAGTCACTGTATTACAG CTTAATCTTTTTAAAGCCTACTGTGGATTTTATGAACTTCTGGGAGATACTCTGGATTGTGGGAATCACAGACTTTATTCTGAAATTCCTCTTCATGGGCTTCAAGTGCTTTATTCTCTTGGTGCCTTCTTTTGCAATGTCCTTTAAATCCAAG GGCTACTGGTACATGCTGTTAGAAGAACTCTGCCAGTATTACCGTATGTTTGTCCCCATACCAGTTTGGTTCCGTTATCTTATTGGCTATGGGGAGCTGGACAGTGTTCTAGGATGGACTGTTGGGATATTGCTGGGCCTTCTCTACCTCATCCTAAAA CTTTTGAGCTTTTTTGGACAATTGAGAAACTTCAGGCAGGTCTTACGGATATTTTGTACACGACCA CACTATGGGGTGACAGCTAGCAAGAGACAGTGTTCTGAAGCGGATGATATTTGTTCAATCTGCCAAGCTGAATTTCAGAAGCCTATTCTGCTTATCTGTCAG CACACATTTTGTGAAGAATGCATCTCTTTATGGTTTAATAGAGAAAAAACGTGTCCACTCTGCAGAACTGTTATTTCAGACCATGTTAACAAGTGGAAGGATGGAGCTACATCTATGCATCTACAGATTTTCTAA